A single region of the Streptococcus macedonicus ACA-DC 198 genome encodes:
- a CDS encoding Iron compound ABC uptake transporter ATP-binding protein PiuD: MIKDKEIEAWSSDELAKELTMLKQQLYYQMKLTVEELVAFGRFPYSHGRLTKKDQGKIDEAITYMDLQLFRRRMIDTLSGGQLQRMFIAMVLAQDTDIVLLDEPLNNLDIKQGISMIKILRSLVDDLGKTVSLRMEKFSVQERFITLW, encoded by the coding sequence ATGATAAAAGATAAAGAAATCGAAGCATGGTCTTCTGACGAATTAGCCAAAGAATTAACCATGCTCAAACAACAACTCTACTATCAGATGAAATTGACGGTAGAAGAGTTGGTTGCTTTTGGTCGTTTTCCTTATAGTCACGGACGTTTGACGAAAAAAGACCAAGGGAAAATAGATGAAGCAATAACTTACATGGACTTGCAGCTGTTTAGAAGGCGGATGATTGATACGCTTTCTGGTGGGCAGTTACAACGTATGTTTATTGCTATGGTTTTAGCTCAAGATACGGACATCGTCCTTCTTGACGAACCGCTTAACAATCTGGATATTAAGCAAGGTATTTCGATGATAAAAATACTGCGTTCTCTAGTTGATGACTTAGGGAAAACGGTGAGTTTAAGGATGGAAAAGTTTTCTGTTCAGGAACGCTTCATCACGTTATGGTGA
- a CDS encoding Iron compound ABC uptake transporter substrate-binding protein PiuA — MKKQLTLLLTAMMVLIMAVFLGDCSSSSSSNSTSRSSDASEVTITDATGKVSVATNPKKVVVLDFGVADTLRTLGYEDVIVGMPKGSVPTYLSDLTSKDSITDVGNLKEVNLETIANLEPDLIIASGRTSSQLEDFQEISPTIYFSTDTSDYWNSLQKNVTELVKIFGSSAKKEAKSQLLDIDDLIEETAEKNADTTKTTLMLMLNEGNMSGIAADGRYSFVYEDLGFKATDLEIEKSSHGAKDSSSSSSSSSSSSDTSSSSSSSNQYHGSGLSYESISEVNPDIIFVVDRTLAIGGDDSANSDILNNDLIQATNAGQNNKIITLTSDLWYLSGGGLESTKLMIEEVAAYAGN; from the coding sequence ATGAAGAAGCAATTGACATTACTATTAACCGCAATGATGGTACTCATTATGGCTGTATTTTTAGGTGATTGTTCGTCAAGCTCTAGCTCAAATAGTACAAGCCGATCTAGTGACGCCTCTGAAGTGACAATTACAGATGCAACAGGAAAAGTCAGCGTAGCGACGAATCCTAAAAAAAGTGGTTGTCCTTGATTTTGGTGTTGCGGATACACTCCGTACTTTAGGGTACGAAGATGTGATTGTTGGGATGCCGAAAGGGTCTGTACCAACGTATCTCTCTGATTTAACTTCTAAAGATTCTATTACTGACGTCGGAAATTTAAAAGAAGTTAATTTGGAAACTATTGCAAATCTAGAACCTGACTTAATTATCGCTTCTGGACGAACATCAAGTCAATTGGAAGATTTCCAAGAAATCTCACCGACAATTTATTTTTCAACAGATACGAGTGATTATTGGAATTCTCTTCAAAAGAACGTTACGGAATTAGTTAAAATTTTCGGTAGTTCTGCCAAGAAAGAAGCTAAAAGTCAATTATTAGATATTGATGATTTGATTGAAGAAACAGCAGAGAAAAATGCTGACACGACCAAAACAACGTTAATGTTGATGCTTAATGAGGGCAATATGTCAGGTATTGCTGCTGATGGACGTTATTCATTTGTTTATGAGGACCTTGGATTTAAAGCAACTGATTTGGAAATTGAAAAATCAAGCCACGGTGCTAAAGATAGTTCAAGTTCTTCAAGCTCATCAAGTTCATCATCAGACACGAGTTCTTCATCAAGCTCAAGCAATCAATATCACGGTTCTGGTTTAAGTTATGAAAGTATTAGTGAAGTCAACCCAGATATTATTTTTGTCGTTGACCGCACTTTGGCTATTGGGGGAGATGACTCAGCCAATTCAGATATTTTAAATAATGATTTGATTCAGGCAACGAACGCAGGTCAAAATAATAAAATCATTACCTTAACATCAGACCTCTGGTATTTGTCTGGTGGAGGTTTGGAATCAACCAAACTAATGATTGAAGAAGTTGCAGCATACGCAGGTAACTAA
- the lplA gene encoding Lipoate-protein ligase A: protein MKYIVNNSHNPAYNVALEAYAFRELLAEDELFILWINEPTIVIGKHQNAIEEINKTYTDEHGIHVVRRLSGGGAVYHDLNNLNYTIISNKSQEGAFDFKTFSQPVIETLADLGVTATFTGRNDLEIDGKKFCGNAQAYYKGRMMHHGCLLFDVDMTVLGNALQVSKDKIESKGVKSVRARVTNILDELPEKMTVEAFSNQLLNKMKESYPDMTEYVFSDDDLKNIQALADQQFGTWDWTYGEAPEYTIKRSVRYPAGKITTYANVEKSVIKGMKLYGDFFGIKDVADIEQALIGLRYEYPDVLAKLQTIDTTQYFTNITPQEIAKAIVE from the coding sequence ATGAAATATATTGTCAATAACTCCCATAATCCTGCTTACAATGTGGCTTTGGAAGCTTACGCTTTTCGTGAATTGTTAGCTGAAGATGAGCTTTTTATTCTTTGGATTAATGAGCCAACGATTGTTATTGGTAAACACCAAAATGCTATCGAAGAAATTAACAAAACTTACACAGATGAACATGGTATTCATGTGGTTCGTCGTTTATCAGGTGGCGGTGCGGTTTACCATGACCTCAATAATTTGAATTACACGATTATTTCTAATAAATCACAAGAAGGGGCTTTTGATTTTAAAACCTTTTCCCAACCTGTCATTGAAACGCTAGCTGATTTAGGGGTGACAGCGACTTTTACGGGACGTAATGACCTCGAAATTGACGGAAAGAAATTTTGTGGCAATGCGCAAGCCTATTATAAAGGACGAATGATGCACCATGGTTGTCTGTTATTTGACGTGGATATGACTGTTCTTGGAAATGCTCTGCAAGTTTCAAAGGATAAAATTGAATCCAAAGGGGTTAAATCTGTGCGTGCGCGTGTGACCAATATTTTAGATGAATTGCCAGAAAAAATGACTGTTGAAGCCTTTTCAAATCAATTGTTAAATAAAATGAAAGAATCTTATCCTGATATGACAGAATATGTCTTTTCTGATGATGACCTGAAAAACATTCAAGCCTTGGCTGACCAACAATTTGGCACTTGGGACTGGACTTACGGAGAAGCACCAGAATATACAATTAAACGCTCTGTTCGTTACCCAGCAGGAAAAATTACCACATATGCTAATGTTGAAAAATCAGTCATTAAAGGAATGAAACTTTACGGTGACTTTTTTGGCATCAAAGATGTGGCTGACATTGAACAAGCCCTAATCGGACTTCGCTACGAATACCCAGATGTTTTAGCCAAACTCCAAACAATTGATACCACTCAATACTTTACCAACATCACTCCACAAGAAATCGCCAAAGCAATCGTGGAGTGA